The Mucilaginibacter mallensis genome has a segment encoding these proteins:
- a CDS encoding RNA polymerase sigma-70 factor: MSGYNSYSDDELIILLKEGDLNAFTAIHNRYYGVLYSHAYKRLADREEVKDILQELFTCIWNNRESLIFNVNLQAYLYTAVRNRILNVYKHQKIKSDYVASFESFLVNNEPTPDETLRIKELIALVDAEVQSLPAKMRLIFEMSRNSHLSHSEIAEQLNISPLTVKKQVNNSLKVLRLKLGTHFFMLFL, encoded by the coding sequence ATGTCCGGGTATAATTCCTATAGCGATGATGAATTAATTATCCTCCTTAAAGAGGGTGATTTGAATGCTTTTACAGCTATTCATAACCGGTATTATGGTGTTTTATATAGTCACGCTTATAAACGGCTGGCAGATAGGGAAGAAGTTAAAGATATTTTACAAGAACTTTTTACCTGTATCTGGAATAATAGAGAATCCCTTATTTTTAATGTTAACCTGCAGGCCTATTTATATACCGCTGTACGGAACAGGATATTGAATGTTTATAAGCATCAGAAAATAAAATCAGACTACGTAGCATCATTCGAAAGCTTTTTGGTAAACAATGAGCCTACTCCCGACGAAACCCTGCGGATAAAAGAATTGATTGCCCTTGTTGATGCTGAAGTTCAATCATTGCCTGCAAAAATGCGGCTTATATTCGAAATGAGCAGAAATTCCCACCTTTCGCACAGTGAAATAGCCGAACAATTAAACATCAGCCCCCTTACCGTAAAAAAGCAGGTGAATAACTCGCTTAAGGTACTGCGCCTTAAATTAGGCACTCATTTTTTTATGCTGTTTTTGTAA
- a CDS encoding exo-alpha-sialidase: protein MTIRYLVFGFAITLCNLANAQQAAIRNNYKDEKGLPHLKIEREMIYTPGNSWLYNHHAAIIEFKGKLIATWSNGLVDEDSPGQRVVFSVSSDFEHWSAPGIIAEPEKAANGMQKVLTAAGLYKYNGKLVAYYGEYEKDRTHTHLWAKTSTDGEHWSSPIDMHIPLIPNHGPEAIKNGRLIISGNFSFPYTDDPTGISGWKMTSFYLDSLYKQDNSAAFYKPAEKLGLPPLCEGSFFQTDDNIIHMLLRVTGKGWKGKLWLTESKDNGTSWSRPVETAFTDNDSKFHFGRLPDKRYYYVGIPDTLHHYDRNPLVLAISADGRSFNKQYIIADELYQLKTKGLYKGGQYGYPHTVIWNGYMYVIISRQKEAIEVIRFKLDQLKGL, encoded by the coding sequence ATGACTATAAGATACCTGGTATTTGGCTTTGCCATCACTTTATGCAATTTGGCAAATGCCCAGCAAGCTGCAATCCGCAATAATTATAAGGATGAAAAAGGTTTACCCCATTTAAAAATTGAACGTGAAATGATTTATACGCCAGGAAATAGCTGGCTGTATAATCACCACGCGGCAATTATTGAATTTAAAGGGAAACTGATCGCCACATGGTCAAACGGATTGGTGGATGAAGATTCGCCGGGACAGCGGGTTGTTTTTTCTGTGTCAAGTGATTTTGAACACTGGTCGGCACCCGGTATAATAGCCGAGCCCGAAAAAGCTGCGAACGGTATGCAGAAAGTGCTTACCGCAGCAGGCCTGTACAAGTATAATGGCAAGCTGGTAGCCTATTATGGCGAATATGAAAAAGACAGAACGCATACGCATTTATGGGCAAAAACAAGCACTGATGGTGAGCATTGGAGCAGCCCTATTGATATGCACATCCCCTTAATCCCTAATCATGGGCCCGAGGCGATAAAAAATGGCAGACTTATCATCAGCGGTAATTTCAGTTTTCCTTATACTGATGATCCTACCGGCATTTCCGGCTGGAAAATGACCAGTTTTTACCTGGATTCATTGTATAAGCAGGATAATTCTGCAGCCTTTTATAAACCGGCAGAAAAATTGGGTTTGCCGCCGCTTTGCGAAGGTTCATTTTTTCAGACCGATGATAACATTATACATATGCTGTTACGTGTAACAGGTAAAGGTTGGAAGGGTAAACTGTGGCTTACCGAAAGTAAGGATAATGGTACATCATGGTCGAGGCCGGTTGAAACCGCGTTTACTGATAATGACAGTAAATTTCATTTTGGCCGCCTGCCTGATAAGCGTTATTATTATGTAGGGATACCTGATACACTGCACCATTATGACCGTAACCCGCTGGTGCTGGCAATTTCAGCAGATGGCAGGTCCTTTAATAAGCAATATATTATTGCAGATGAATTATACCAGTTAAAAACTAAAGGTTTATACAAAGGCGGCCAGTACGGTTACCCGCATACCGTCATTTGGAACGGTTATATGTATGTGATCATCTCCCGCCAAAAGGAAGCTATTGAAGTGATCCGCTTTAAACTCGATCAATTAAAGGGGCTTTAA
- a CDS encoding LruC domain-containing protein: protein MIKLYTGLFLLCLAGLISCKKSSDNSKKGSQPVVKIAPDGFNYATARNVKLNLTLQSPTGQALSGIVVSVYRPDSTAATNAIFKGTTDKNGNLTATISVPTSINSLIIDPAYLGLMHNAHANINANAITASLGGSAGYSGDIVPDALPTSGSGSGTALNLMHTASVVNGSTTYSYPSPYTATSNAVLNTLQFPATEGVPKYLVTSDVVSSTLLSYVNASLPEGKPVTTTHPNYLSSTAVSTLNVTATADVWVTFVAEGAGNLNSLAYYTYPTGTPPASTADIKTATLIFPNASGLGSGGGLLAGDKVKLGTFPAGTSIGFILLAYAWTGLGVDVTTPKYYSTDALNPETTVSLQKHTVVLYDSADNLTLIGFEDTNRQTGGSDNDFNDVVFYATSNPVTAISNTNIPPIAKPLDTDGDGVPDASDAFPNDPTRAYITYYPSQTGFASIAFEDNWPSKGDYDMNDLVLNYRYTFVSNAQNQVVTLQADYNVAAAGASFKNGFGLQLPVAASAVQSVTGQLFKNTYITLASNGVEAGQSKAVIIPFDNTDAMINNPDFSFFVNTENSKSKVTGITSSVLVTFTTPIAQSTLDVSTFNPFLISNGRRTYEVHLPGYAPTDKADTKLFGTNDDASVPSQGKYYLSNANWPWAINYTTPFVYPIEGINITNAYLHFADWAGSAGASYTDWYSNTADGYRNNDNLYLK, encoded by the coding sequence ATGATAAAACTTTACACGGGGCTGTTCTTACTATGCTTGGCAGGGCTGATATCCTGCAAAAAAAGCAGTGATAATTCTAAAAAGGGCAGTCAACCCGTAGTGAAGATAGCGCCTGACGGTTTTAATTATGCCACCGCCAGGAACGTTAAATTGAATTTAACACTACAATCACCTACAGGCCAGGCGTTGAGCGGCATAGTAGTAAGCGTATACAGGCCGGATAGTACGGCAGCAACCAATGCCATCTTTAAAGGCACAACAGATAAAAATGGAAACCTTACGGCTACCATTAGTGTGCCTACATCTATTAATTCATTAATTATAGATCCGGCGTATCTTGGTTTAATGCATAATGCCCACGCCAATATTAATGCTAATGCAATTACCGCATCATTAGGCGGATCGGCAGGTTATAGCGGTGATATTGTTCCGGATGCTCTGCCTACTTCAGGTTCAGGCTCGGGTACTGCTTTAAATTTAATGCATACGGCCAGTGTTGTCAACGGATCAACTACCTATAGCTATCCTTCACCATATACAGCAACTTCAAATGCGGTTTTAAATACCCTGCAATTTCCGGCTACTGAAGGCGTTCCCAAATACCTGGTAACATCTGATGTGGTCAGTTCGACCTTATTATCCTATGTAAATGCCTCTCTTCCTGAGGGCAAGCCGGTAACAACCACGCACCCTAACTATCTTTCAAGCACTGCAGTTTCCACACTTAATGTTACTGCAACAGCTGATGTATGGGTAACCTTTGTTGCCGAAGGGGCAGGGAATTTAAATAGTTTGGCTTATTATACTTATCCTACCGGCACACCGCCAGCAAGCACTGCCGACATTAAAACAGCAACACTTATATTTCCCAATGCTTCGGGGCTTGGTTCAGGAGGAGGGCTGCTGGCTGGCGATAAAGTTAAATTAGGTACATTTCCTGCCGGCACCTCCATTGGGTTTATATTGCTTGCTTACGCGTGGACAGGATTGGGGGTAGATGTAACAACTCCCAAATATTATTCAACAGATGCTTTAAACCCGGAAACCACTGTCAGCTTGCAAAAGCATACCGTAGTGTTATATGATAGCGCAGACAACCTGACCCTGATAGGATTTGAAGACACGAACAGGCAAACCGGTGGTTCGGATAATGACTTTAACGATGTAGTTTTTTATGCTACGTCAAACCCTGTTACAGCTATATCCAATACGAATATACCGCCTATAGCCAAACCTCTGGATACAGATGGCGATGGTGTTCCTGATGCTTCTGACGCGTTTCCTAATGATCCGACCCGTGCTTATATCACTTATTATCCTTCGCAAACCGGTTTCGCCAGTATTGCATTTGAAGATAACTGGCCATCAAAAGGCGATTATGATATGAATGACCTGGTGCTGAACTATCGTTATACGTTTGTTAGCAACGCACAAAACCAGGTAGTAACCCTTCAGGCTGATTATAATGTAGCGGCGGCCGGGGCATCCTTTAAAAATGGGTTTGGTCTGCAACTACCTGTCGCAGCTTCGGCTGTACAATCTGTTACCGGCCAGCTATTTAAAAACACTTACATAACTTTAGCATCGAACGGGGTAGAAGCGGGACAAAGCAAAGCTGTTATTATACCTTTTGATAATACTGATGCCATGATCAATAATCCCGATTTCTCTTTCTTTGTGAATACCGAAAACTCAAAAAGCAAGGTCACTGGTATAACATCTTCGGTACTGGTTACGTTTACAACGCCAATTGCGCAGTCGACTCTTGATGTATCTACATTTAATCCGTTCCTGATCAGTAATGGAAGGCGTACCTATGAAGTACACTTACCGGGTTATGCGCCAACTGATAAGGCAGATACCAAGCTATTTGGTACCAATGACGATGCTTCAGTACCATCACAGGGTAAATATTATCTCTCAAATGCCAATTGGCCATGGGCGATCAATTATACCACGCCGTTTGTTTACCCGATTGAAGGTATAAATATCACCAATGCCTACCTGCACTTTGCAGATTGGGCGGGTTCGGCCGGTGCGTCCTATACTGATTGGTATAGTAATACGGCTGATGGCTATCGCAATAATGACAACCTATACCTTAAATAA